A window of Halobellus sp. LT62 contains these coding sequences:
- a CDS encoding class I SAM-dependent methyltransferase, which translates to MDEERSSGTPAGDPGDTSVRDTYDRISEHFASTREYPWPEVTAFLGGEPAGNLDPETAAALGDGASVVDGAVQEATEGGSGRLGLDVGCGNGRHCESLAGVVERVVGVDASRGLLDTARERARNRGFDDALGLVQADAATLPLRADVVGVAVYVATLHHLRPRARRVASLSELARVLAPGGRALVSAWSTAHDRFDETAGFDTTVPWTLPGGERVDRFYHIYDPAEFEADLTASDLDVVASVVSSGNCYAVVEAESAATTV; encoded by the coding sequence ATGGACGAGGAACGGTCGTCGGGAACGCCGGCCGGGGATCCCGGCGACACGTCGGTCAGAGACACCTACGACCGGATCTCCGAACACTTCGCGTCGACGCGTGAGTACCCGTGGCCGGAGGTGACCGCGTTCCTCGGCGGGGAGCCCGCTGGAAACCTCGATCCGGAAACGGCGGCGGCGCTCGGCGACGGTGCGAGCGTCGTAGACGGGGCGGTCCAAGAAGCCACGGAGGGTGGGTCGGGTCGGCTCGGACTCGATGTCGGTTGCGGAAACGGTCGACACTGCGAGTCGCTCGCGGGCGTCGTCGAGCGCGTCGTCGGCGTCGACGCGAGCAGGGGACTATTGGACACCGCGCGCGAGCGGGCCCGGAACCGCGGCTTCGACGACGCGCTCGGGTTGGTGCAAGCCGACGCGGCGACGCTGCCGCTTCGCGCCGACGTCGTCGGCGTCGCCGTCTACGTCGCGACGCTGCATCACCTCCGCCCGCGGGCGCGTCGGGTCGCGAGCCTCTCGGAGTTGGCTCGGGTGCTCGCACCCGGCGGGCGCGCACTCGTCAGCGCGTGGTCGACCGCGCACGACCGCTTCGATGAGACGGCGGGGTTCGACACGACCGTCCCGTGGACGCTGCCCGGCGGCGAGCGCGTCGACCGGTTCTACCACATCTACGATCCCGCAGAGTTCGAGGCGGACCTGACCGCGAGCGACCTCGATGTGGTCGCGAGCGTCGTCTCCAGCGGGAACTGTTACGCCGTCGTCGAGGCGGAGTCGGCGGCGACGACCGTCTAA
- the gltB gene encoding glutamate synthase large subunit translates to MTKPQRNTTGESVGLADPTDERSNCGVGAVIDLDGGRSHETVADGIELLENLEHRGTTGAEEDTGDGAGIMIQRPDEFFDAVVDADLPEEYAVGSIFMPRDEAARVGLVATFERVLAEHDLDVVHWRDVPTDNADLGATAVESEPDVWQAFVVPESDLDDDEFDRALYVARRAVEKAIDELDSAGATRFYICSLSRTTLVYKGLLKGEQLADYYLDLADERLQTTLTLVHARFSTNTLGAWHLAHPYRHIVHNGEINTIQGNINWMRSRETDLEHPDFGDELETVKPVINDPDQSDTASVDNAVELLLQGGRDLPHVLRMLIPEAYRNDDQMAEERREWYDYHASLIEPWDGPALVAATDGDRVAAVLDRNGLRPCRYDVTTDNTLVMASEVGALDTDPSEIKERGRLQPGQLFVADPEEGRVIPDEEVFDSLTEERYGEWVGEEQKQLASLVDTDDYAPRDEVDSLRAAQAAFGYTHDQLDHLIEPMARDGKDPVGSMGDDTPLSVLSDFNRPLFTYFKQLFAQVTNPPLDYIREELVTSMESRLGAQRNLLDETPEHARQLVLDSPVLTDAQTAEIKSLGDAGDAMDSTIVDITYERERALEDAVERVREDAAAAIESGSDVVVLSDRNLNSDRVAIPSLLVTGAVHHSLVRSGLRNHAGLVVESGDPREVHHLATLVGYGADAVNPYLAYQTIADVVAGPDGADENESIAAYKKALEDGLLKTMAKMGISTVESYQGAQIFEAVGLDSGFVAEYFEGTEIRTEGIGIDVIEADVRTRHTVAFGEDPELDRQGEYEHRSDGIHHQWNPQTVGTLQQAVRAGDYEKYQEFAELINDQSEELQTLRGLLEFDSDRESVPIEDVEPIEDIVERFSTAAMSLGSLSPEAHENNSIAMNRLGGKSNSGEGGEPPERFGTEKECNVKQVASGRFGVTSEYLTSADELQIKMAQGSKPGEGGHLPGKKVNEMIAHVRFATPGVGLISPPPLHDIYSIEDLKQLIHDLKTANPEADINVKLVSEAGIGTIAAGVAKANADVVHISGHDGGTGASPKTSIKNAGLPWELGLAEANQMLRATGLRSRIRVSTDGGMKTGRDVAVAALLGAEEYIFGTSSLVTSGCVMARQCHENTCPVGVATQRENLRNRFPGQPEHVINYMTFIAQELREIMAELGFTSLDEMIGRPSLLTQRETDHEKAKHLDLSDVIAEPAGDARQKTEEQVHAGVEAQLDHQLIERAEPALEGGEPVAIDSPISNVDRAVGAMLSNRISKAHGGAGLADDTIRVDFDGVAGQSFGAFLAHGVTMDLTGAANDYVGKGLSGGKLIVETPENAAYEPDENVLIGNVALYGATQGELYVNGVAGERFAVRNSGVKAVVEGVGDHGCEYMTGGVVAVLGDTGRNFAAGMSGGVAYVYDPDGEFADRTNTGMVSLEAELDDSDRRMLRRLVENHAAYTDSDRAAWMLDDWSEVVSDFVKVMPDAYAEVIEERARDDVRTELPPAASAAAADDGDRIAQTSDD, encoded by the coding sequence ATGACCAAGCCACAGAGAAACACGACTGGCGAGTCCGTCGGACTCGCGGACCCGACGGATGAGCGGTCGAACTGCGGTGTCGGTGCCGTCATCGACCTCGATGGCGGTCGATCACACGAGACCGTCGCCGACGGGATCGAACTGCTGGAGAACCTCGAACACCGTGGCACCACCGGTGCCGAGGAAGACACCGGCGACGGGGCGGGAATCATGATTCAGCGGCCCGACGAGTTCTTCGATGCGGTCGTCGATGCCGACCTCCCCGAGGAGTACGCGGTCGGTTCGATCTTTATGCCGCGAGACGAGGCCGCCCGCGTCGGACTCGTCGCGACCTTCGAACGCGTGCTCGCGGAACACGACCTCGACGTCGTCCACTGGCGCGACGTTCCGACGGATAACGCAGACCTCGGGGCGACCGCGGTCGAATCGGAACCGGACGTCTGGCAGGCGTTCGTCGTCCCCGAATCGGACCTCGACGACGACGAGTTCGACCGCGCGCTGTACGTCGCTCGACGCGCGGTCGAGAAGGCGATCGACGAGCTGGACTCCGCGGGCGCAACGCGCTTTTACATCTGCTCGCTCTCGCGAACGACGCTCGTCTACAAGGGCCTCCTGAAGGGCGAACAGCTCGCCGACTACTACCTCGACCTCGCCGACGAGCGCCTGCAGACGACGCTGACGCTGGTTCACGCGCGCTTCTCGACGAACACGCTCGGCGCGTGGCACCTCGCGCACCCGTACCGTCACATCGTCCACAACGGCGAGATCAACACGATCCAGGGCAACATCAACTGGATGCGGAGTCGGGAGACCGACCTCGAACATCCCGACTTCGGCGACGAGCTGGAGACGGTCAAACCCGTCATCAACGACCCCGATCAGTCGGACACGGCCTCCGTCGACAACGCCGTCGAACTCCTTCTACAGGGCGGTCGCGACCTCCCGCACGTCCTCCGGATGCTGATTCCGGAGGCGTACCGCAACGACGATCAGATGGCCGAGGAGCGACGCGAGTGGTACGACTACCACGCCTCGCTGATCGAGCCGTGGGACGGCCCCGCGCTCGTCGCCGCCACCGACGGCGACCGCGTCGCCGCCGTCCTCGACCGCAACGGCCTCCGTCCGTGTCGCTACGACGTCACGACCGACAATACGCTCGTGATGGCGAGCGAGGTCGGCGCGCTCGACACCGACCCCAGCGAGATCAAAGAGCGCGGCCGACTCCAACCCGGTCAGCTGTTCGTCGCCGACCCCGAGGAGGGGCGCGTCATCCCCGACGAGGAGGTCTTCGACTCGCTGACCGAGGAGCGGTACGGCGAGTGGGTCGGCGAGGAGCAGAAACAGCTCGCCTCGCTCGTCGATACCGACGACTACGCGCCGCGCGACGAAGTCGACTCCCTCCGAGCCGCGCAGGCCGCGTTCGGCTACACGCACGATCAGCTGGATCACCTGATCGAGCCGATGGCCAGAGACGGCAAAGACCCCGTCGGATCGATGGGCGACGACACGCCGCTGTCGGTACTCTCGGACTTCAACCGGCCGCTTTTCACCTACTTCAAACAGCTGTTCGCGCAGGTCACGAACCCGCCGCTGGACTACATCCGCGAGGAGCTCGTCACCTCGATGGAATCGCGGCTCGGCGCGCAGCGAAACCTGCTCGACGAGACGCCGGAGCACGCGCGACAGCTCGTCCTCGACTCCCCCGTACTCACCGACGCGCAGACGGCCGAGATCAAATCGCTCGGCGACGCCGGCGACGCGATGGATTCGACGATCGTCGATATCACGTACGAACGAGAGCGGGCGCTCGAAGACGCAGTCGAACGCGTCCGCGAGGACGCCGCGGCGGCCATCGAGTCGGGCTCGGACGTCGTCGTCCTCTCGGATCGGAACCTGAACTCCGATCGAGTCGCCATCCCGAGCCTACTGGTGACCGGCGCGGTGCACCACAGCCTCGTCCGCAGCGGTCTCCGGAACCACGCGGGCCTCGTCGTTGAGTCCGGCGATCCGCGGGAGGTACACCACCTCGCGACGCTCGTCGGCTACGGCGCGGACGCGGTCAACCCCTACCTCGCCTACCAGACGATCGCCGACGTCGTCGCCGGACCCGACGGAGCCGACGAGAACGAGTCGATCGCGGCGTACAAGAAGGCGCTGGAGGACGGCCTCCTGAAGACGATGGCCAAAATGGGTATCTCGACGGTCGAGTCCTACCAAGGCGCGCAGATCTTCGAGGCGGTCGGCCTCGACTCCGGCTTCGTCGCCGAGTACTTCGAGGGAACGGAGATCCGAACCGAGGGTATCGGCATCGACGTGATCGAAGCGGACGTTCGGACGCGACACACCGTTGCGTTCGGCGAGGACCCCGAACTCGACCGGCAGGGCGAGTACGAGCACCGCTCCGACGGGATCCACCACCAGTGGAACCCCCAGACGGTCGGCACGCTCCAGCAGGCGGTTCGCGCGGGCGACTACGAGAAGTACCAAGAGTTCGCCGAACTCATCAACGACCAGTCCGAGGAGCTCCAGACGCTCCGCGGCCTGCTCGAATTCGACTCCGACCGCGAGTCGGTGCCGATCGAGGACGTCGAACCGATCGAGGATATCGTCGAGCGGTTCTCGACGGCGGCGATGTCGCTCGGCAGCCTCTCGCCGGAGGCCCACGAGAACAACTCGATCGCGATGAACCGCCTCGGCGGCAAGTCCAACTCCGGGGAGGGCGGCGAACCGCCGGAGCGCTTCGGCACCGAGAAGGAGTGCAACGTCAAGCAGGTCGCCTCCGGCCGCTTCGGCGTCACCTCCGAGTACCTCACCAGCGCCGACGAGCTGCAGATCAAGATGGCGCAGGGTTCGAAGCCCGGCGAAGGCGGGCATCTGCCGGGCAAGAAGGTCAACGAGATGATCGCGCACGTCCGCTTCGCGACGCCCGGCGTCGGCCTCATCTCCCCGCCGCCGCTGCACGACATTTACTCGATCGAGGACCTCAAACAGCTCATCCACGACCTCAAGACCGCGAACCCAGAAGCCGACATCAACGTGAAGCTCGTCTCGGAGGCCGGCATCGGCACGATCGCCGCCGGCGTCGCGAAGGCCAACGCCGACGTGGTCCACATCTCCGGGCACGACGGCGGGACCGGCGCGTCGCCGAAGACGTCGATCAAGAACGCGGGTCTCCCGTGGGAGCTCGGCCTCGCCGAGGCGAACCAGATGCTCCGGGCGACGGGGCTGCGCTCGCGGATCCGCGTCTCCACCGACGGCGGGATGAAGACCGGCCGCGACGTCGCCGTCGCCGCGCTCCTCGGGGCGGAGGAGTACATCTTCGGCACGTCGTCGCTCGTCACCTCCGGCTGCGTGATGGCCCGGCAGTGCCACGAGAACACCTGTCCCGTCGGCGTCGCTACCCAGCGCGAGAACCTCCGGAACCGCTTCCCCGGTCAGCCCGAGCACGTCATCAACTACATGACGTTCATCGCCCAGGAACTCCGCGAGATTATGGCCGAGCTCGGCTTCACCTCGCTCGATGAGATGATCGGGCGGCCGTCGCTTCTCACCCAGCGCGAGACCGACCACGAGAAGGCCAAGCATCTCGACCTCTCGGACGTCATCGCCGAGCCCGCCGGCGACGCGCGACAGAAGACCGAAGAACAGGTTCACGCGGGCGTCGAGGCCCAGCTGGATCACCAGCTCATCGAGCGCGCCGAACCGGCGCTCGAAGGGGGCGAACCCGTCGCCATCGACTCGCCGATCTCGAACGTCGACCGCGCGGTCGGCGCGATGCTGTCGAACCGCATCTCGAAGGCCCACGGCGGCGCGGGGCTCGCCGACGACACGATCCGCGTGGATTTCGACGGCGTCGCCGGGCAGTCCTTCGGCGCGTTCCTCGCTCACGGCGTGACGATGGACCTCACCGGCGCGGCGAACGACTACGTCGGCAAGGGCCTCTCCGGCGGCAAGTTGATCGTCGAGACCCCCGAGAACGCCGCGTACGAGCCCGACGAGAACGTCCTCATCGGCAACGTGGCGCTCTACGGCGCGACGCAGGGCGAGCTGTACGTCAACGGCGTCGCGGGCGAGCGCTTCGCCGTCCGCAACTCAGGCGTGAAGGCCGTCGTCGAGGGCGTCGGCGATCACGGCTGCGAGTACATGACCGGCGGCGTCGTCGCCGTGCTCGGCGACACCGGCCGCAACTTCGCCGCGGGGATGTCCGGCGGCGTCGCGTACGTCTACGACCCCGACGGGGAGTTCGCCGACCGGACGAACACCGGAATGGTGTCGCTCGAAGCGGAGCTCGACGACTCCGATCGACGAATGCTCCGCCGCCTCGTCGAGAACCACGCGGCCTACACCGACAGCGACCGCGCGGCGTGGATGCTCGACGACTGGAGCGAGGTCGTCTCCGACTTCGTGAAGGTGATGCCCGACGCCTACGCCGAGGTCATCGAAGAGCGCGCCCGCGACGACGTCCGCACGGAGCTGCCGCCCGCCGCGTCGGCCGCGGCCGCAGACGACGGCGACCGGATCGCACAGACGAGCGACGACTGA
- a CDS encoding ABC transporter substrate-binding protein: MYLTKRDLLKSGAAVGAASAAGCLGSITDGETPTLRMNYTVPAENLISLMAIPEIQDRFENLGSAYELETNQNQSTPDSLNAMASGDADMALLAYASFPAAVSQDAVPGGLTAIAMDFYDAHEDYFRFPVMSMADSDIRSAEDLEGRTIAVNALGTGVHAIIYRMLENVGIDPENGVEFVELPFPSIAAAIREGRVDAGIFVALFAAAVEAEGDMRTVFDSRDSWGQAYPFGFVTASNNSLNEKEDAIRAWASDYVSMVEYVYDNREETAQLAAEYFELPGALLSSYYLTERDYYRPRDVSLDIDALQFVSDELAEMGFLEASPTIGDHATNEYTP; this comes from the coding sequence ATGTATCTCACGAAGCGAGATCTCCTCAAGAGTGGCGCAGCCGTCGGTGCGGCTTCAGCTGCGGGATGTCTCGGGTCAATAACGGACGGTGAGACGCCGACGCTCCGGATGAACTACACCGTCCCAGCGGAGAATCTCATTTCATTGATGGCGATTCCCGAGATTCAAGATCGGTTTGAGAATCTGGGGTCGGCGTACGAGTTAGAGACGAACCAGAACCAGAGTACGCCGGACTCGCTGAACGCGATGGCTAGCGGTGACGCTGATATGGCGCTCTTGGCCTACGCGAGCTTCCCGGCGGCAGTATCACAAGATGCGGTTCCCGGCGGGTTGACCGCAATCGCGATGGACTTCTACGATGCCCACGAAGACTACTTCCGGTTTCCGGTGATGTCGATGGCGGATTCCGACATCCGCAGTGCGGAGGATCTGGAAGGGAGAACAATCGCGGTCAACGCCCTCGGGACTGGCGTTCACGCGATAATTTACCGAATGCTCGAAAACGTCGGTATCGACCCCGAAAACGGCGTCGAGTTCGTCGAACTCCCCTTTCCGTCGATCGCCGCGGCGATCCGCGAAGGCCGCGTCGACGCGGGGATTTTCGTCGCGTTGTTTGCCGCCGCTGTCGAGGCTGAAGGCGATATGCGGACCGTCTTCGACAGCCGAGACTCGTGGGGGCAAGCCTACCCGTTCGGCTTCGTCACCGCCTCTAACAACTCTCTGAACGAGAAGGAAGACGCCATCAGAGCGTGGGCGAGCGACTACGTATCAATGGTCGAGTACGTCTACGACAACCGAGAAGAGACCGCACAACTGGCTGCGGAGTACTTTGAGCTCCCCGGTGCTCTGCTCTCGTCGTACTACCTGACCGAGCGCGACTACTACCGACCGCGCGACGTCAGCCTCGATATCGATGCGCTTCAGTTCGTTTCCGACGAACTCGCGGAGATGGGGTTCCTCGAAGCGAGTCCAACGATCGGCGATCACGCGACGAACGAATATACCCCGTAA
- a CDS encoding NAD(P)/FAD-dependent oxidoreductase, with protein sequence MSDTADVRDYEVVVVGGGPAGLQTALYTTRLGHDTAVVDRGGGRAAMMLETHNVIGVPEETSGNEFLQTAQKQVEDYGGDVVRDFIVDAERTDDGRFRLVGNDAEFLADRVVLGVGFNDERPKPPVPRTGRGLHYCLHCDAYMFVDRPVYVMGTGEAAAHVAMIMLNFTDEVDILLRGEEPEWSDETDEQLRGHPIDIVEPEITGMRKGEDGWLEAFEFSDGTVRPYRGGFPMYGSNYNTELPEQLGCEVNDDGTVAVDESMETTVDGVYAVGDITPGHNQVPVAMGKGAQAGIDIHYGLREFPRDLESIREDGPVSPDELPGLGERVHAAAAEFEEARAPPLDADVADVSDDD encoded by the coding sequence ATGAGCGACACAGCGGACGTACGCGACTACGAGGTGGTCGTCGTGGGCGGCGGTCCGGCGGGACTGCAGACCGCGCTGTACACGACGCGACTGGGGCACGACACGGCCGTCGTCGACCGTGGCGGCGGGCGCGCGGCGATGATGTTGGAGACGCACAACGTCATCGGCGTCCCGGAAGAAACGTCCGGAAACGAGTTCCTCCAGACGGCTCAAAAACAGGTCGAAGACTACGGCGGCGACGTCGTCCGCGATTTCATCGTCGACGCGGAGCGGACCGACGACGGCCGTTTCCGACTCGTCGGCAACGACGCGGAGTTCCTCGCCGACCGGGTCGTTCTCGGCGTCGGGTTCAACGACGAGCGTCCGAAGCCGCCGGTCCCCCGAACCGGACGCGGACTGCACTACTGCCTGCACTGCGACGCGTACATGTTCGTCGACCGGCCGGTGTACGTGATGGGCACCGGCGAAGCCGCGGCCCACGTCGCGATGATTATGCTCAACTTCACCGACGAGGTGGACATTCTGCTCCGCGGCGAGGAGCCTGAGTGGAGCGACGAGACCGACGAACAGCTCCGCGGGCACCCGATCGACATCGTCGAACCGGAGATCACGGGGATGCGGAAGGGCGAGGACGGCTGGCTCGAAGCGTTCGAATTCAGTGACGGGACGGTCCGCCCCTACCGCGGCGGCTTCCCGATGTACGGCTCGAACTACAACACCGAACTCCCCGAGCAGCTCGGGTGCGAGGTGAACGACGACGGGACGGTCGCCGTCGACGAGAGTATGGAGACGACCGTCGACGGCGTCTACGCCGTCGGCGACATCACGCCCGGGCACAATCAGGTCCCGGTCGCGATGGGCAAGGGGGCGCAGGCCGGGATCGACATCCACTACGGCCTCCGGGAGTTCCCGCGGGACCTCGAATCGATCCGGGAGGACGGCCCGGTCTCGCCCGACGAACTGCCGGGACTGGGCGAGCGCGTTCACGCAGCCGCCGCCGAGTTCGAGGAGGCCCGCGCGCCCCCGCTCGACGCGGACGTCGCCGACGTCTCCGACGACGATTGA